A window of the Ostrea edulis chromosome 1, xbOstEdul1.1, whole genome shotgun sequence genome harbors these coding sequences:
- the LOC125681449 gene encoding angiotensin-converting enzyme-like, protein MKFTWCFFVLCIVCTGVKSKHHHNQYIELKKVLQQRKQELDAKVSEWLILKNEENRRLLEVVSFASWNYETDLSEENARKLSEANIRYASWKKKSVKEATGMLKLPGLTEDARHQLKLLSYDVNPSDPQKLRKMNDIQTKLIEIYGKGTIDYNDTTLQLEPGITNLFETSRDPKVLSELWVKWRDATGKKMSNIYTEWVELQNTGALEHGFGDLGDAWRQKDFFDTPELVEIVDGLWQELKPLYVQLHSYVRLKLKDYYTRLHPTYDFPNDGSIPAHLLGDMWAQGWGNIFDIVQPYPEVKEPDFDKVMADKGYNVGNMFRRAEEFYTSIGLYKMVPDFWKHSMLVRPSSKDREVQCHASAFDFYNNDTFRIKMCTEVKMSYFQTIHHEMGHIEYFMAYRNQPSVYRDGANGGFHEAIGDTIALSVRSRKHLQTLGLMEDTALSEEDKLKSDINYLMRQGLSKLAFLPFGYLVDKWRWRVFSGEVTPDKYNEEWWKMRLEYQGITSPVPRTSTDFDPGAKFHVAANSQYIIYFTSFLLQFQFYESMCKVSGHTGPLYTCDFYRSKEAGQKLLDVLKLGSSRHWKEALQLITGSTKISTEPFKKYFQPLMDFLKKENKGEVGWAKAKINWKQSN, encoded by the exons ATGAAGTTTACCTGGTGTTTCTTTGTTCTCTGCATCGTGTGCACCGGTGTGAAGTCTAAACACCACCACAACCAGTACATAGAGCTGAAAAAGGTTCTCCAACAGCGAAAACAAG AATTAGACGCCAAAGTGTCCGAATGGCTAAtattgaaaaatgaagaaaacagACGATTGCTTGAAGTAGTGTCGTTTGCTTCCTGGAACTATGAAACTGATCTGTCGGAGGAAAATGCAAGGAAG CTGAGTGAGGCCAACATAAGATATGCTTCATGGAAAAAGAAGAGTGTGAAAGAGGCAACAGGGATGCTTAAACTTCCAGGACTGACGGAAGATGCTCGGCATCAGCTCAAGTTATTGTCATATGACGTCAACCCCTCTGACCCACAAAAACTCCG GAAGATGAACGATATTCAGACAAAgttgatagaaatatatgggAAAGGAACGATCGATTATAACGACACAACTCTCCAGTTGGAGCCTGGCATCACCAATTTGTTCGAGACGTCTCGTGATCCAAAGGTCTTGTCCGAGTTATGGGTAAAATGGAGAGACGCCACCGGAAAGAAAATGAGCAACATTTACACAGAATGGGTAGAACTGCAAAACACAGGAGCCCTGGAGCACG GATTTGGGGATTTGGGAGACGCGTGGCGACAAAAAGACTTCTTTGACACCCCAGAACTCGTAGAAATTGTCGATGGTTTGTGGCAGGAATTAAAACCTCTGTATGTTCAACTGCACAGTTATGTTCGCTTGAAGTTGAAAGATTACTACACCAGGCTCCACCCAACCTACGACTTTCCAAACGATGGAAGTATTCCAGCGCACCTGTTAg GAGATATGTGGGCACAGGGATGGGGGAACATCTTTGATATAGTCCAGCCCTACCCTGAGGTAAAGGAACCGGACTTTGACAAAGTAATGGCGGATAAGGGATATAATGTGGGAAACATGTTCCGGAGAGCAGAGGAGTTTTATACTTCTATAGGCCTGTATAAGATGGTGCCCGATTTCTGGAAACACTCCATGCTAGTCCGCCCTTCATCGAAAGACAGGGAAGTGCAATGTCATGCTTCTGCGTTTGATTTCTACAACAACGACACTTTCAG AATAAAAATGTGTACAGAAGTCAAAATGAGCTATTTTCAAACAATACATCACGAGATGGGTCATATAGAATACTTCATGGCCTATCGGAACCAACCCTCCGTGTACAGAGATGGGGCCAATGGCGGGTTCCACGAGGCCATCGGTGATACGATTGCACTATCAGTTCGTAGTCGAAAACATCTCCAGACACTCGGCCTAATGGAGGACACAGCACTCTCGGAGGAAGATAAACTTA AATCTGACATAAACTATCTGATGAGACAAGGTTTATCAAAACTGGCTTTCCTGCCGTTCGGCTACCTGGTGGACAAGTGGAGATGGCGGGTCTTCAGTGGTGAGGTTACTCCAGACAAATACAATGAGGAATGGTGGAAGATGAG ATTAGAGTATCAAGGCATTACATCTCCTGTTCCGCGAACAAGTACAGATTTCGATCCTGGGGCCAAGTTTCATGTTGCAGCGAACTCACAATATATCAT ATATTTTACCAGCTTTCTTCTTCAATTCCAATTTTATGAATCCATGTGTAAAGTTAGCGGCCATACAGGACCACTTTATACATGCGACTTCTACAGGTCAAAGGAGGCAGGACAAAAACTTCT GGATGTGTTGAAACTTGGTAGCAGCAGACACTGGAAGGAAGCGTTACAGCTGATAACAGGGTCTACTAAAATCAGCACGGAACCCTTCAAGAAGTATTTTCAGCCATTGATGGATTTTctgaagaaagaaaataaagGGGAAGTGGGATGGGCTAAGGCCAAAATAAACTGGAAACAGTcgaattga